In one Mucilaginibacter ginsenosidivorax genomic region, the following are encoded:
- a CDS encoding GH92 family glycosyl hydrolase, translated as MIFASYLKFKNSACLLAAGLLLCGTINAQQNTTKTQKDEVDFVNPLIGTAITGFAKGLDGGGTMPCVNVPFAMTNFVAQTGESKMGRMCYQYEDKTVIGLLATHQPTVWMGDYGYVSIMPQVGNLRVLPNERKLSYDHKDEIAKPYYYSVKLKADNKTFIKSEIAGANTCGMFRFTFPAADKAHLIIQGINLNPQLKDWANDYAPRLKKLKGYVHVDTINNEITGYNPDRQSAQIGPELKNFKGYFIIKFDKQIRKYGTWDKNVIKKGSKEQFGTRMGAFISFKTITNTQVKVAVATSFISIDQARHNLKNEIPDWDFDKVVKTTRDNWQQQLKVIQVNGITAGQKTIFYTALYHTLLFPRQFSEYGRYYSAFDDKIHSGVSYNDYSLWDTFRALHPLLILTQPERVNGMVKSLLQMYQEGGWMPMWPNPTYTNIMISTHADAVVADAYVKGFRGYSTKLAYEAMHKDAFTAPDGDTQKKWGDRDLWTSFEARGGLTNYHKLGYVPVDKTRESVSRTIEYGIDDYCVAQVAKALGKDDDYKQLMAWSQNYKNVYNSTTGFMAPRNANGQWSAKPDSGFTEGTKWTYTFGAMQDVPGMIALMGGEKAFADKLSHNFTDGHYRADNEPGHHYIYLFNYCGMPWKTQELVRQNVGWQNYRNAPVGINGNDDCGQTSAWYIFSTMGFYPVTPASGMYSIGAPQFPYIALSLQNGNKLVIKATDLSAQNKYVKAVTFDGQPIKNHMISHEQISHGGTLEFKMTSVPQKD; from the coding sequence ATGATTTTTGCATCGTACCTTAAATTTAAAAATAGCGCCTGTTTACTGGCCGCCGGCTTACTGCTCTGCGGAACAATTAATGCCCAGCAAAACACTACAAAAACTCAAAAAGACGAAGTTGACTTTGTTAACCCATTGATAGGTACAGCAATTACCGGTTTTGCAAAGGGCCTTGATGGTGGTGGCACCATGCCTTGCGTGAATGTGCCCTTTGCCATGACAAACTTTGTTGCCCAAACCGGCGAAAGTAAAATGGGCCGCATGTGTTATCAATATGAGGATAAAACCGTTATCGGCCTGCTGGCCACTCACCAGCCAACCGTTTGGATGGGCGATTATGGTTATGTATCTATTATGCCCCAGGTTGGTAACCTGCGTGTATTGCCAAACGAACGAAAACTAAGCTACGATCATAAAGACGAGATAGCAAAGCCATATTACTACTCGGTTAAGTTAAAAGCCGATAATAAAACCTTCATCAAATCAGAAATAGCGGGGGCAAATACCTGCGGCATGTTCCGGTTTACTTTTCCGGCTGCGGATAAAGCTCACCTTATTATCCAGGGTATAAACCTTAACCCGCAGCTTAAGGACTGGGCAAACGATTATGCCCCAAGGCTTAAAAAGCTAAAGGGCTACGTTCATGTTGATACCATCAATAACGAAATTACCGGCTACAATCCCGACAGGCAATCGGCCCAGATAGGGCCGGAGCTTAAAAACTTCAAGGGCTATTTTATTATAAAGTTTGATAAACAGATCCGTAAATATGGCACCTGGGATAAAAATGTTATCAAAAAAGGCAGTAAAGAACAATTCGGCACCCGCATGGGCGCATTTATTTCTTTTAAAACGATAACCAATACCCAGGTGAAAGTAGCAGTTGCCACCTCGTTTATCAGCATTGACCAGGCCCGCCACAACCTGAAAAATGAAATTCCGGATTGGGATTTCGACAAAGTTGTGAAAACTACCCGCGATAACTGGCAACAGCAATTAAAAGTGATACAGGTAAACGGGATCACCGCAGGCCAGAAAACTATATTCTATACGGCCCTTTACCATACCTTGTTGTTCCCAAGGCAATTTTCGGAGTATGGCAGGTATTACAGCGCGTTTGACGATAAAATACATAGCGGTGTTTCTTATAATGATTATTCGCTTTGGGATACTTTCCGGGCTTTGCACCCTTTATTGATTTTGACACAGCCCGAGCGGGTGAACGGTATGGTGAAATCGTTATTGCAAATGTACCAGGAGGGCGGCTGGATGCCCATGTGGCCAAACCCAACCTATACCAATATTATGATAAGCACCCATGCCGATGCGGTGGTGGCCGATGCCTATGTAAAAGGTTTTCGCGGATATAGTACCAAACTGGCTTATGAAGCCATGCATAAAGATGCTTTTACGGCTCCCGACGGTGATACACAAAAAAAATGGGGCGACCGCGATTTGTGGACAAGCTTTGAAGCCCGCGGCGGCCTTACCAACTACCATAAACTGGGCTATGTTCCGGTTGATAAAACCCGTGAATCGGTTTCGCGCACTATTGAGTATGGGATTGACGACTATTGCGTGGCCCAGGTGGCCAAAGCACTGGGTAAGGATGATGACTACAAACAGCTGATGGCCTGGAGCCAGAATTATAAAAATGTATATAACAGCACTACTGGCTTTATGGCGCCGCGCAACGCCAACGGACAATGGTCGGCCAAGCCGGATAGCGGCTTTACCGAAGGCACCAAGTGGACCTATACCTTTGGCGCCATGCAGGACGTACCGGGCATGATAGCCCTTATGGGCGGCGAAAAAGCTTTTGCCGATAAACTATCCCATAACTTTACCGATGGCCATTACAGGGCCGATAATGAGCCCGGGCACCACTACATATACCTGTTTAACTATTGCGGTATGCCCTGGAAAACCCAGGAACTGGTAAGGCAAAACGTGGGCTGGCAAAATTACCGCAACGCCCCGGTAGGCATCAACGGCAACGATGATTGCGGCCAAACATCGGCATGGTATATTTTTAGCACCATGGGTTTTTATCCGGTAACCCCGGCATCGGGTATGTACAGCATAGGCGCTCCTCAATTCCCGTATATTGCCCTAAGCCTGCAAAATGGCAATAAGCTGGTTATTAAAGCCACCGATCTATCGGCACAAAACAAATACGTGAAGGCAGTTACGTTTGATGGCCAGCCCATAAAAAACCACATGATATCGCATGAGCAGATAAGCCACGGTGGAACATTGGAATTTAAAATGACGAGTGTGCCACAGAAAGATTGA